In the genome of Afipia felis ATCC 53690, the window TGCCGACACCAGCGCGAGGTCGCCGCGCGATTTCGCTACGGCGTCGACGGCGGCGCCTGCATTGAAATGAGCGAGAAACGGCACGGTGAATCCGAAATGGAAGCGTGCGCTGTCGCGCATCGCGCTATCGCCTGATGACAGATCGGCATGAACGGAGAACGGCGCTTGCACGTAAGTGAAGGTCGAGATGATGACGCGCCAGATGCTCTCCACCGTATCAAGCGGCAGAATGCCGTGATGGCGCGTTGCGAGACGACGCATCATGTCTGCCTCGCGCGCGGGCCGAAATGCGGAGCCGACCTCCTGAGTCTGCTTCACGCGGATCAGGCGGTCGATGATGTCACCGCGCCGCATGAGGAGCGTGTGCACCTGCTCGTCGATCGTATCGATCTCTTGGCGCAGATCCTGAAGGGAGACGGATGAAGGTGTATCTGACATGAGAACAGCTTTCGCAACGATGCGTTCTGATTAGGAAAGACGGTGCCTGAAAGCAAAGAAAACCTTCATGCTTAATGCAGTTTGGTTTCCGCTGGCGTCTTGACGGGCCTCGGGTGCAGGACTATTTTTCCCTTGTTCCGTGGTCATTTGAGCCGGCCGGCTTGCAGCCACGTTAAAGAATTCGCTAAACAGGCCGGGGACATCTGGATCCCGGCCGAACGATTTGGTTCAGGCCGGTTTTTTTGGGCCTGAAGGTCTGGAGATACGATGTCCGATGTTGCGAGCCGACAACCGGCCGGCAAAAAGACCATTCTCAGCGAGGAGCGCGCGCGCGAGGCGGACCATCCGTCGTCGCAGCTTGTTGTGTTCGGCGTCGACAAGCCGCTGCATCTTGATTGCGGCGTCGATCTCTCCCCTTTTCAGATCGCCTATCAAAGCTACGGCACTCTCAACAGCGACCGCTCCAACGCGATCCTGATCTGTCACGCGCTCACCGGCGATCAACACGTGTTCAACACGCATCCTGTCACCGGCAAGCCGGGCTGGTGGCAGACGATGGTGGGACCGGGCAAGCCGATCGATACCGACCGCTATTTCGTGATCTGCTCGAATGTCGTCGGCGGCTGCATGGGCTCGACCGGGCCGTCCTCGACCAATCCCGCAACCGGCAAGCCGTGGGGGCTGGATTTTCCTGTCATCACCATTCCAGACATCGTGCGCGCTCAGGCGATGCTGATCGATCATCTGGGCATCACCAAATTGTTCGCCGTGGTCGGCGGCTCGATGGGTGGCATGCAGACGCTGCAATGGGCAACGGCCTATCCCGAACGGGTGTTTGCGGTGCTTGCGATTGCTTGCGGCGCGCGCCACTCGGCGCAGAATATCGCCTTCCACGAACTCGGCCGTCAGGCGGTGATGGCCGATCCTGACTGGCGACAGGGACGATATTTCGAGCACGGCACGCATCCGCGCCGTGGCCTCGGCGTCGCGCGCATGGCCGCGCATATCACTTATCTGTCGGATGCAGCGCTGCATCGCAAGTTCGGACGCCGCCTGCAGAACCGCGACGAGCCGACCTTCTCGTTCGATGCCGATTTCGAGGTGGAGAGCTATCTGCGTCATCAGGGCTCGTCCTTCGTCGAGCGCTTCGACGCCAATTCCTATCTCTATCTGACCCGCGCGATGGATTATTTCGATATCGCGGCGGATCATGACGGTGTGCTGGCATCGGCGTTTCTGGGCATCAGAACTCGCTTCTGCGTCGTCTCGTTCACCAGCGACTGGCTGTTTCCAAGCTCGGAGGCGCGCGCCGTGGTGCATGCGCTGAACGCGAGCAGCGCGCGCGTCTCCTTCGCTGAAATCACCACCGACAAGGGACACGATGCATTTCTGCTCGACGAGCCAGAATTCTTCGCGATCTCGCGCGCATTCCTGGAATCGGCCGCGAGTACGCATGGCCTGAATACGGTGAGTTGATATGAACGCGCCCGAATTGTTCCGCCCGACAGCGCAACTTCCGAAGATCGACGGCGTTCGCGGCGATCATCTGCTGGTCGCCGAGATGGTCCCGCCGGGCTCCAAGGTGCTTGATGTCGGCTGTGGCGAAGGCGACCTGCTGCAACTGCTGGAAGCACGCGGCATCGATGGGCGCGGCATCGAACTGTCGCGCGAGGGTGTGAATAGTTGTGTAGCCAAGGGCCTTGCGGTGGTGCAGGGCGACGCCGACACCGACCTCGACAATTATCCCGACGATTCGTTCGACTATGTGATCCTGTCGCAGACGCTGCAGGCGACGCGGCA includes:
- the metX gene encoding homoserine O-acetyltransferase MetX, whose amino-acid sequence is MSDVASRQPAGKKTILSEERAREADHPSSQLVVFGVDKPLHLDCGVDLSPFQIAYQSYGTLNSDRSNAILICHALTGDQHVFNTHPVTGKPGWWQTMVGPGKPIDTDRYFVICSNVVGGCMGSTGPSSTNPATGKPWGLDFPVITIPDIVRAQAMLIDHLGITKLFAVVGGSMGGMQTLQWATAYPERVFAVLAIACGARHSAQNIAFHELGRQAVMADPDWRQGRYFEHGTHPRRGLGVARMAAHITYLSDAALHRKFGRRLQNRDEPTFSFDADFEVESYLRHQGSSFVERFDANSYLYLTRAMDYFDIAADHDGVLASAFLGIRTRFCVVSFTSDWLFPSSEARAVVHALNASSARVSFAEITTDKGHDAFLLDEPEFFAISRAFLESAASTHGLNTVS
- a CDS encoding chorismate mutase, with protein sequence MSDTPSSVSLQDLRQEIDTIDEQVHTLLMRRGDIIDRLIRVKQTQEVGSAFRPAREADMMRRLATRHHGILPLDTVESIWRVIISTFTYVQAPFSVHADLSSGDSAMRDSARFHFGFTVPFLAHFNAGAAVDAVAKSRGDLALVSATSSQTPWWSALEQPGSPKIIARLPFIERADHPAAMPVFVISRVADDALVTEIETWSLHVSGWSPAAARALSPLSDVLAVADNPSGNAALLVSVAHTDGVEKIISALTDAGASVRSSTLVGGHATRYRVPTPGTAAP